TACTTTTTGCGCTTCACGTTTATGAGGTTCCACTTCTACCTTCGTTGCTAATTCATCAATACGCTCTTTCGTTAAGAACGTAAAGTATTTCAAGTATTTAATTACGTCACGGTCATCTGTATTTACCCAGAACTGGTAAAATTCAAACGGTGTCGTTTTTTCAGGATCAAGCCAAACCGCACCACCCGCTGATTTACCAAACTTCGTACCGTCCGATTTTAATAATAACGGAATCGTTAATCCGAATACTTTCGCCTCATGACCCTCTAACTTACGAATTAAATCTAAACCACTCGTAATATTTCCCCATTGGTCACTACCACCAATTTGCAGTTGAACATCCTCTTTCGTGTATAAATGATGGAAGTCCATCGCTTGCAAAATTTGGTACGTGAATTCCGTGAAAGAAATACCTGTATCCAAACGGCTTGCTACAATATCCTTCGCTAACATGCTATTGATGCTAAAGTTTTTCCCGTAATCACGTAAAAACTCAATAATATTTATTTCATGTGTCCAATCATAGTTATTTACCATCTTCACTTCGCTATTTCCACCAAAATCAAATAGCTTTTTCATTTGTGCTGTTAACGCATCTACATTATGCTGAACCACTTCTAACGTTTGAAGTTGACGCTCTGATTGACGTCCACTCGGATCACCAATTGTTCCTGTTGCCCCGCCAATTAAAATAACAGGATGATGACCAGCTAATTGGAATCTCTTCATCATCATAAACGGAATCAAATGTCCGATATGCATACTATCACCAGTCGGATCAACTCCGCAGTATAGTGAAATCTTTTTCTCTTCTACTAGCTTACGTAAGCCTTCTTCGTCAGTCTGTTGATTAACGGCGCCGCGCCATTCTAACTCATCAATGATATTCATCTTTTGTCATCCCCTTTATTTTTTTAAAACAAAAAATCCCTATGTCTATGACATAGGGACGATTATTCACCGTGTTACCACCCAGTTTGTATAAATAGCATAGCTACTCATACCACTCTTAGCAATAATATCGATTGCCAGTCCGCTTAGCATTACCTAAGATACTCCAGAGTGTAATTCACAAGTTTGTTTGTGCTAGGTTCCAGCAACCCCTAGCTCTCTCGTTAACAGTGACAAACTGCTACTGGGCTCTTTCAACGTATGTTATTTGTTAAATTATTAGCCATTATATTGAATTGAAAACAAATTGTCAACAATACCCAAATATTATTTTAAAATAATTCATATCTTCATACGTATTTCTTTATTCCTTATCTTCTCCAATAATCCTTACTTCTCGCTCCAACTTCACGCCAAATTTCTCTTCAACTGTCTTTTGTACGAAGTGAATTAAATCGATGTAATCTTGTGCTGTTCCGTTATCAACATTCACCATAAACCCAGCGTGTTTTAAAGAAACTTCTACTCCACCAATTCGCTTACCTTGTAGTCCTGAGTCTTGAATTAACTTACCAGCAAAGTTATTTGGTGGGCGCTTAAATACGCTACCACATGAAGGATATTCTAGAGGCTGTTTTGACTCACGTTTAAACGTTAAATCATCCATTTTTGCTTTAATTTCTTCATGTACACCTTCTTCAAGTTCAAATCTCGCTTCAAGAATAATGTAATGGTTGTTCGCAAATACACTCTTACGATATCCAAATTCAAATGCTTCTTTCGTCAAAGTACGTAGCTCTCCATCACCTGTCATTACGACAGCTTCTGTTAATACAAACGAAATTTCACCGCCGTATGCACCAGCATTCATATATAATGCTCCGCCAACTGAACCTGGAATACCACAAGCAAACTCAAGACCCGTTAAGTTATGGTCTAAGGCAATACGTGATACGTCAATAATTGCTGCACCACACTGTGCTACAATCGTCGTTCCTGTTACAGTAACACCTGTAATATGAATTAAACTTACTGTAATCCCGCGAATTCCACCATCTTTAATAATGACATTCGATCCATTTCCTAAAAACGTAACTGGAATATTATATTCGTTCGCATATTTGATAACTTCTTGAATTTCATCATAATTTGTAGGCGCAACAAAAACATCTGCTTTTCCGCCAACTTTAATATGCGTATGATTCTTTAACATTTCATCTTGTTTAACATGTCCTTCGGGCAATACCGTACTTAAATATTTATAAACCTCTTGCATATTCATTTTACGATTCCTCTAT
This DNA window, taken from Bacillus cereus ATCC 14579, encodes the following:
- the tyrS gene encoding tyrosine--tRNA ligase is translated as MNIIDELEWRGAVNQQTDEEGLRKLVEEKKISLYCGVDPTGDSMHIGHLIPFMMMKRFQLAGHHPVILIGGATGTIGDPSGRQSERQLQTLEVVQHNVDALTAQMKKLFDFGGNSEVKMVNNYDWTHEINIIEFLRDYGKNFSINSMLAKDIVASRLDTGISFTEFTYQILQAMDFHHLYTKEDVQLQIGGSDQWGNITSGLDLIRKLEGHEAKVFGLTIPLLLKSDGTKFGKSAGGAVWLDPEKTTPFEFYQFWVNTDDRDVIKYLKYFTFLTKERIDELATKVEVEPHKREAQKVLAEEMTKFVHGEEAFLQAEKITAALFSGDIKSLTADEIEQGFKEMPTFQSSKETKNIVEWLVDLGIEPSRRQAREDINNGAISMNGEKVTDVGTDVTVENSFDGRFIIIRKGKKNYSLVKLGE
- the murB gene encoding UDP-N-acetylmuramate dehydrogenase; the encoded protein is MNMQEVYKYLSTVLPEGHVKQDEMLKNHTHIKVGGKADVFVAPTNYDEIQEVIKYANEYNIPVTFLGNGSNVIIKDGGIRGITVSLIHITGVTVTGTTIVAQCGAAIIDVSRIALDHNLTGLEFACGIPGSVGGALYMNAGAYGGEISFVLTEAVVMTGDGELRTLTKEAFEFGYRKSVFANNHYIILEARFELEEGVHEEIKAKMDDLTFKRESKQPLEYPSCGSVFKRPPNNFAGKLIQDSGLQGKRIGGVEVSLKHAGFMVNVDNGTAQDYIDLIHFVQKTVEEKFGVKLEREVRIIGEDKE